In Holophagales bacterium, one DNA window encodes the following:
- a CDS encoding DUF488 family protein gives MTTAKKTAAVTIAIERVYERSPQALGRAFLVDGLWPRGLRKSDLAGVTWSPEVAPSRELRQWFDHRADRWPAFRQRYELELRARPEAWEPLRAALHDRPITLLYAARDTEHNNAIVLRDFLRRRTHRSAGPPRQGRAVVPRRSGSTPGSVDGSSPQLPGRRGKP, from the coding sequence ATGACAACTGCCAAGAAGACAGCGGCCGTCACGATCGCGATCGAGCGCGTGTATGAGCGCTCCCCGCAGGCGCTTGGTCGTGCCTTCCTCGTCGACGGGCTCTGGCCGCGGGGTCTCCGTAAGTCCGACCTCGCAGGCGTGACCTGGTCCCCCGAGGTCGCACCGAGCCGGGAGCTGCGGCAATGGTTCGACCATCGCGCCGATCGGTGGCCCGCGTTCCGACAGCGCTACGAGCTCGAGCTTCGTGCTCGCCCGGAAGCCTGGGAACCGCTCCGTGCCGCGCTCCACGACCGGCCGATCACTCTCCTCTACGCCGCTCGCGACACGGAGCACAACAACGCGATCGTCCTGCGCGACTTCCTTCGCCGCCGGACGCACCGGAGCGCCGGTCCGCCCAGGCAGGGGCGAGCGGTTGTTCCGCGTCGATCCGGCTCGACTCCGGGCTCGGTCGACGGCTCCTCTCCGCAGCTGCCAGGAAGACGGGGCAAACCATGA
- a CDS encoding 2-oxoisovalerate dehydrogenase yields MTVVPFRLEDPGSAVKEQPAGPLSQDAKSVIPEALDLRHAYSLMHLARVLDDKAPNYLKQGLGWSYHAPCAGHDGIQIALGLTFRQGQDYLFPYYRDLATCLAAGISVEEILLNGLSKRDDVAAGGRHMSNHFAKPAIGIQNVSSCVANHAQHAAGLGRAIVTYDSDAIVFCSLGESSTSEGYFYEAVNGASREKLPVVFVVQDNGYGISVPKSDQTANRFASDNFAGFLNLEILHCDGTDLVDSMRALRAAVRYVASGAGCALVHAECVRIHSHSNSDRHELYRSREELDKARARDPLARLRARVIEEGVATKDEVAAIESENFRIYEECADRVRRALDPDPATVLDFVVPDPWQPEGDGLAEVDWTPAEAAGTALPEMSFIEALNSTLKELFRENPDTYLWGQDVANKDKGGIFNVSKGLQQEFGARRIFNGPIAEDYILGTADGFSRFDERIRVVVEGAEFADYFWPAAEQMVEMSHEFWRTRGQFVPNVTIRLASGGYIGGGLYHSQNIEGWLATLPGIRIVTPAFADDAAGLLRTAVRSRGITVYLEPKFLYNARTARAHVPPGFCVPFGRARRRRAGSELTIVTYGTAVHLALEAAEHLAEEGRSVEVLDLRSLVPLDWEAIARSVRKTSRALVVHEDKVHGGFGGEIAAQITSKLFAYLDAPVDRVGSAFTPVGFHRVLERAILPDVDRVLEAARRTLAY; encoded by the coding sequence ATGACTGTCGTCCCCTTCCGCCTGGAGGATCCAGGATCCGCGGTGAAAGAGCAGCCCGCCGGCCCGCTGAGCCAAGATGCAAAGTCGGTCATTCCCGAGGCGCTGGATCTGCGGCACGCATACTCGCTCATGCACTTGGCGAGAGTCCTCGACGACAAGGCTCCGAACTATCTGAAGCAGGGGCTCGGCTGGTCGTACCACGCGCCGTGCGCTGGCCACGACGGAATCCAGATTGCGCTCGGTCTCACGTTTCGGCAGGGCCAGGACTACCTGTTCCCCTACTACCGCGACCTCGCGACCTGTCTGGCGGCCGGAATTTCGGTTGAGGAGATCCTGCTCAACGGACTATCGAAGCGCGATGACGTCGCCGCCGGCGGCCGGCACATGTCCAATCACTTCGCGAAGCCCGCGATCGGAATCCAGAACGTCTCGTCGTGCGTCGCCAACCACGCTCAGCACGCTGCGGGTCTGGGCCGCGCGATCGTGACCTACGACTCGGATGCGATCGTTTTCTGCTCGCTGGGCGAGTCCTCGACTTCCGAGGGCTACTTCTATGAGGCTGTCAACGGCGCCTCGCGCGAGAAGCTCCCGGTGGTCTTCGTCGTCCAGGACAATGGTTACGGAATCTCCGTTCCGAAAAGCGACCAGACTGCCAATCGTTTCGCTTCGGACAACTTCGCCGGCTTCCTCAACCTCGAGATTCTCCACTGCGACGGAACCGATCTCGTCGACTCGATGCGCGCCTTGCGGGCTGCCGTGCGCTATGTCGCCTCCGGTGCGGGGTGTGCCCTGGTCCACGCGGAGTGCGTGCGCATCCACTCGCATTCGAACTCGGATCGGCACGAGCTCTACCGCAGTCGCGAGGAGCTCGACAAAGCCCGAGCGCGGGATCCGCTCGCGCGGCTCCGTGCGCGCGTGATCGAGGAGGGAGTGGCCACCAAGGACGAGGTCGCGGCGATCGAGAGCGAGAACTTCCGGATCTACGAAGAGTGTGCCGATCGAGTTCGCCGCGCGCTCGATCCTGATCCGGCAACGGTCCTCGATTTCGTCGTACCGGATCCCTGGCAACCCGAGGGCGATGGCCTCGCGGAGGTCGACTGGACCCCTGCCGAGGCGGCGGGGACGGCCCTGCCCGAGATGTCGTTCATCGAGGCACTCAACTCGACGCTCAAAGAGCTCTTCCGCGAGAACCCGGACACCTATCTGTGGGGGCAAGACGTCGCGAACAAGGACAAGGGTGGCATCTTCAACGTCAGCAAAGGGCTGCAGCAGGAGTTCGGAGCGCGCCGAATCTTCAATGGCCCGATCGCCGAGGACTACATCCTCGGCACCGCCGATGGCTTCTCGCGGTTCGACGAGCGCATCCGCGTCGTGGTCGAGGGCGCGGAGTTCGCGGACTACTTCTGGCCGGCGGCCGAGCAGATGGTGGAGATGTCGCACGAATTCTGGCGTACCCGCGGCCAGTTCGTGCCCAACGTCACCATCCGCCTCGCCTCGGGCGGATATATCGGAGGTGGCCTCTATCACTCGCAGAACATCGAAGGGTGGCTCGCCACGCTGCCCGGGATCCGGATCGTAACGCCGGCCTTCGCCGACGATGCAGCCGGATTGCTTCGGACGGCCGTCCGCTCCCGCGGAATCACGGTCTATCTCGAGCCGAAGTTCCTCTACAACGCACGTACGGCGCGAGCCCACGTTCCGCCCGGCTTCTGCGTGCCATTCGGCAGGGCGCGGCGGCGCCGCGCTGGAAGCGAGTTGACGATCGTCACCTATGGCACCGCTGTTCATCTTGCGCTCGAAGCTGCCGAGCACCTGGCCGAGGAAGGCCGGAGCGTCGAGGTCCTCGACCTGCGCTCGCTGGTTCCGCTCGACTGGGAGGCGATCGCCAGGTCCGTGCGGAAGACCTCGCGGGCACTCGTCGTCCACGAGGACAAGGTTCATGGGGGATTCGGTGGGGAGATCGCAGCACAGATCACCTCGAAGCTGTTCGCCTACCTCGACGCGCCGGTCGACAGGGTCGGTTCGGCCTTCACTCCCGTAGGCTTCCACCGGGTGCTGGAGCGTGCGATCCTCCCCGACGTGGATCGAGTTCTCGAGGCGGCGCGGAGGACCCTTGCCTATTGA
- a CDS encoding cytochrome c oxidase subunit II, protein MRRAASRKADAPATVYRVRRYYAVALIAGLALLLFLTLARTPYVRSALETPDKKIDVVGWMWAWDFQADGQSVGHPLVLPARKLVEFAVTSKDVNHGFGIYDPDGRLVAQTQAMPGYVNHLRVRFEEPGTYHVLCLEYCGAAHTIMMAEISVQ, encoded by the coding sequence ATGCGGCGAGCCGCGTCACGGAAGGCGGACGCACCGGCGACCGTCTACCGCGTGCGGCGGTACTACGCCGTCGCGCTAATCGCCGGGCTCGCTCTCCTGCTCTTCCTGACGCTCGCGCGGACCCCCTATGTCCGCTCTGCCCTGGAGACGCCGGACAAGAAGATCGACGTCGTCGGCTGGATGTGGGCCTGGGATTTTCAGGCCGACGGCCAGAGCGTCGGGCATCCCCTGGTGCTCCCCGCGCGGAAGCTGGTTGAGTTCGCCGTCACGTCGAAGGACGTGAATCACGGCTTCGGTATCTACGACCCAGATGGCCGGCTCGTCGCCCAGACCCAGGCGATGCCCGGATACGTCAACCACCTGCGCGTTCGCTTCGAGGAGCCCGGGACGTACCACGTCCTCTGCCTCGAGTACTGCGGCGCCGCCCACACGATCATGATGGCGGAGATCTCTGTCCAATGA